The Ciconia boyciana chromosome 15, ASM3463844v1, whole genome shotgun sequence genome has a segment encoding these proteins:
- the SLC25A1 gene encoding tricarboxylate transport protein, mitochondrial: MPAPAAPRRLAAAAPAGKAKLTHPGKAILAGGLAGGIEICITFPTEYVKTQLQLDEKANPPRYKGIGDCVKQTVRDHGIRGLYRGLSSLVYGSIPKAAVRFGMFEFLSNQMRDEQGRLDSTRGLICGLGAGVAEAVVVVCPMETVKVKFIHDQCSPKPKYRGFFHGVREIVREQGLKGTYQGLTATVLKQGSNQAIRFFVMTSLKNWYKGDNPNKVINPFVTGVFGALAGAASVFGNTPLDVVKTRMQGLEAHKYKSTWDCAYQIMKYEGPLAFYKGTVPRLGRVCLDVAIVFVIYDEVVKFLNKVWKTD; this comes from the exons ATGCCCGCCCCTgccgcgccccgccgcctggccgccgccgcccccgccggcaAGGCCAAGCTCACCCACCCCGGCAAGGCCATCCTGGCAG GTGGCCTGGCCGGAGGGATCGAGATTTGCATCACATTCCCCACCGAGTACGTGAAGACGCAGCTGCAGCTTGACGAGAAGGCGAACCCTCCCCGCTACAAGGGCATCG GGGACTGCGTGAAGCAGACCGTCCGGGACCATGGCATCCGGGGACTGTACCGGGGGCTCAGCTCGCTGGTGTACGGCTCCATCCCCAAGGCTGCCGTCAG GTTCGGGATGTTCGAGTTCCTCAGCAACCAGATGAGAGACGAGCAGGGGCGGCTGGACAGCACGCGGGGCCTCATCTGCGGGCTGGGCGCCGGCGTGGCCGAGGCCGTGGTGGTGGTCTGCCCCATGGAGACCGTAAAG GTGAAGTTTATCCATGACCAGTGCTCCCCCAAGCCCAAATACCGCGGCTTCTTCCACGGCGTCCGGGAGATCGTTCGGGAACAGG GACTGAAGGGGACCTACCAGGGCTTAACCGCGACCGTCCTCAAGCAAGGATCGAACCAGGCCATCCGCTTCTTCGTCATGACCTCCCTCAAGAACTGGTACAAAG ggGACAATCCCAATAAGGTCATCAACCCCTTCGTCACGGGGGTGTTTGGAGCCCTTGCTGGAGCTGCGAGCGTCTTCGGCAACACCCCCTTGGATGTGGTGAAGACCAGGATGCAG GGGCTGGAAGCGCACAAGTACAAGAGCACCTGGGACTGCGCCTACCAGATCATGAAATACGAAGGGCCCCTGGC GTTTTACAAGGGCACGGTGCCTCGCCTGGGCCGTGTCTGCCTCGACGTGGCCATCGTCTTCGTCATCTACGACGAGGTGGTCAAGTTCCTCAACAAGGTGTGGAAAACGGACTGA